A stretch of DNA from Longimicrobium terrae:
CGGGGCCAGCAGGAGCGCGCCCACCCGTCCACCCGCCTCCGCGGCGCGGCGCAGGGCCTCCGCGCGGCCGTCGCGCGGCAGCATGCGCAGCGGCGCGCGCGGGGCGTAGTGGCGGTCCATCATCCCCGGCGAGGGGCGCGCAGCCTCGCCCCCCGGCTCCGCCGCCGGGAGCGCGACCTCGCCCACCACGCGGCGCAGTTCATCCACCGAAACGCTCCCCGGGCGCAGCAGCGTCGGCACGGCGGACACCAGGCTGACCACGGTCGATTCGATGCCGACCGGGCAGGGGCCGCCGTCCAGAATCAGATCCACGCGATCGCCCAGCCCGCGCTCCACGTGCCGCGCGGTGGTCGGCGACACCTCCGTGGAACGGTTTGCGCTCGGCGCGGCGACGGGGAGCCCGGCCGTGCGCAGCAGCGCGTGCGCCACGGGATGCGCTGGCACGCGAAGGGCCACGCTGGGCAGCCCCGCCGTCACCGCGTCCGGCACGCCCGCGCGCTTGGGAACGACGAGCGTCAGCGGCCCGGGCCAGAACGCCTCCGCCAGCCGCGCCGCCGCCTGCGGCCACGCCGCGGCCAGCGCCCGCGCTCCCTCCGCGTCCGCCGTGTGCACGATGAGCGGGTTGTAGCCGGGGCGCCCCTTGGCCGCGTAGATCCCCGCCACCGCGGCCGGGTCCATCGCGTGCGCGCCGAGCCCGTACACGGTTTCCGTCGGGAACGCGACCAGCCCGCCGCGCCGCAGCACCTCCGCCGCGCGCGCCAGGATTTCCGGCTCCGGCGCGGCGGAATCGACCGGGACGATCATCCGCCCGTCCGCCGGCCGCGGTGGAAACAGATGGTGCTCATGAAGCCATCTGTCACACGGCGGAACCCCCCGTCCGCCGCGCCGATCCACGGTTCCCGGAGCGGGCGGATGGATGCCGCCGGAACGGCACGGGGGTTGCCTGACCACCTGCCAGAGCGCGTCGGCGGGGGCCGGCGCAAGAAGGCACGGCTCCGCGCCCGAGGGATACTGGAGGACCCGATGTGGATGTTCATGACCGCGCTCTGGGTGGTGATGCTGCTCGCCCCGCTGGCACTGCTGGTGGCGCTGCTCCCCGCCGGGCGCGACTGCCCCCGGTGCGGAGGTGAAACCATTCTGCTGCGCACGCGCATGCTCCTGGCCGCGCGCCGCTTCTTCGGCCGCCGCTGGTGCACGGCCTGCGGATGGGAAGGCGTGATGCGCGCCGGGTCCAATGCGCCGGTCCCGGCGCTGGCCCACGCGGCCGGCCCGCACGAAGAAGCGGACGATGACGCGGTGTGGCGCCCCGAGCGCAACGACACGCTCTTCTAGTCCGCGCTCCATCCCGTGAAGCAGACGCCCGGCCCCCGCGAACGGGGCCGGGCGTCTTTCGTTCATCCCTCTTCCGCCATCCCGCCCACCACCACGCGCACCGTCCGCTCCGGCGCAAAGAAGCGCTCCGCCACGCGCAGCACGTCTTCCGCCGTCACCGCCTCCACGCGGTCCGCGTACGTTTCCCAGTAGTCGTCCGGCAGTCCGTACGCCTCCAGCGTCACAAAGCGGCCCGCCACGCCGCTGGGCGTTTCGAACAGGCGGGGGAGCGACAGGATCATGGCGTCCTTGGCGCGGCGAATCTCCGCGTCGGGCACCAGCCCCTCCGTCATCCGCCTCATCTCGCCGATCATTTCGCGCAGCGCATCCGCCGTAACCCCCACGTCCACCGCGGTTTCGGCGGACCACCCGCCGGTGACCACGCCGGGCTGAAAGGACGAGCGGGCGCCGTACGTCCACCCCTTGTCCTCGCGCAGGTTGGCGCCCAGGCGGCCGGTGATGGTGGAGCCGCCCAGGACGTAGTTGGCCACGGAGGCCGCGAACCAGTCCGGCGAACGGCGGTCCAGCCCCACGCCCACGATGCGGATCTCGGACTGCGCCGCGTCGTCCCACGGCACCAGCACCAGCTTGCCGGCGCGCGGGGGGAGCTCCGTTCCCGCGGGGTACGTGATGGCGGGCGGCGCCCCGCTCCACGCGCCGAACGCCTCGTCCAGCAGGCGCTTCAGCTCCGCCGTGTCAAAGTCGCCCGACGCGACCAGGAACGCGCCCGTGGGCCGGTAGAACCGCTCGTGAAAGTCCGCCAGCACCTCGCGCGGCACGCCCGCGATCCCCGCCGCCGTGCCGAACGCGGGAAGCCCGTACGGGTGGTCCGCGCCGAACACCTCCAGCGCCGCGCGGTCTTCCGCCACGTTGGCCGGCTCGTCCTCGCGCCCGACGATGGCGTCCAGCGACTCCGCGCGCACCCGCTCCACCTCGCGCTCCGGAAACGACGGGCGCAGAAGGACGTCCGCCAGCAGGGTGATGCCTTCCGCCAGCGTTTCCGTCAGAAAGACGGCTTCCACCTCGGCGTAGTCGTGGCCCACGCTGGCGCTGACGGCCGCACCCAGCCCGTCCAGCCGCTCGGCCAACTCATCCGCCGAATACGTCGTCGTCCCCTCCGTCAGCAGGTGGCCGACGAGCGACGCCGTCCCGGGATGCTCCGCGGGATCGCCCGCGCTGCCCGCGGGGAGCGCGAGGCGGATGACCACCTGCGGCACCGTGGCGCGGGGAGCGGCCACCACGTGCAGCCCGTTGTCCATGGTCCACCGTTCCGGGCGCGGCACGCGGGGGCGCGGCGGTTGTCCGGGAACCGGGGCGGGGAAGAAGGGGATCGTTTCAGGCTGCATCGCGCACCTCCTCGTCTTCTTCTTCCTCGCCGGGGATGACGACCAGCGTGGCGGCGCGGTCGGGCGACAGATACGTCGCGGCGACGCGCTGCACGTCCGCCGCGGTCACGTTGGCGTAGCCGTCCAGCACGCCGTGGATCGCATCCGCGTCGCCCAGCACGGTGGCGGCATAGGCGAGGGTGTCCGCGCGCTCCTCCATCGTGGCCAGTTCGGAAACCAGGTCGCGGCGCACGCGGCGGATGGCGCCCGTGACCTCCGCCTCCGTCACGCCGTCGCGGATCACGTCGTCCAGCACCTGGCGTACGGCCTGCTCCAGCGCCTGGGGTTCGATCTCCGACCGCGCGGTGCCCACGATCCCGAACAGGCCGCAGAGCGCCGTCGGGTACAGGTAGCTGTCGATGTCCTGCGCCAGCCTCCCGTCGCGGACCAGTGCGCGCTGCAGGCGGGAACTGTCTCCATCCGCCAGCAGATAGGCGAGCACGTCCAGCGCGATCCAGTCCGGCGTGCCGTAGCCGGGAACGGCGAACGCCTGGTGGACGCGGGGAAAGCTGACGTCGTCCTCCATCTCCTCGCGCACGCCGCCGGGCGAGGCGGGAAGCGGCGGAGCGGGCTGCGTTTCCAGCACGGGGCCGGCGGGCAGGTCGCCCAGGTACTTTTCCGCCAGCTCGAACGCGCGCTCCGGGGCGATGTCGCCGGCAAAGACGAGCACCGCGTTGCCGGGGGTGTAGTACGTCTGGTAGAATTCGCGCGCGTCATCCAGCGTAATCTGCTCCAGGTCGCGCATGTAGCCGATGGTGGGCCACGAGTACGGATGCGCGTCGGGAAAGAGCAGTTCGTGCAGGCGCTCGTCGGCCATGCCGTACGGGCGGTTTTCGTACACCTGCCGGCGCTCGTTCATCACCACGCCGCGCTGCAGCTCCAGCACTTCGCCGGTGAGGATGGGAAGAAAGAAGCCCAGGCGGTCCCTTTCCAGCCAGAGCGGCACTTCCACCGCGTGGGTGGGGACCGTTTCGTAGTAGTTGGTGCGGTCCAGCCAGGTGGTGCCGTTGTTGGTGCCGCCCACCCGTTCCAGAACGTCGTCAAAATGCCCCTTGGGGGCGTGCTGCGAGCCCTCGAAGAACAGGTGCTCCAACAGGTGCGCCAGTCCCGTGCGGCCCGGGCGCTCGTCGCGCGAGCCGGCGCGGAACATCAGGTGGACGGTGACGATGGGGGCGCCGCTGTCCTGGTGCGCCACCACGCGAAGCCCGTTGCCCAGCACGCGCGTGGTGCTGGGGATTCGGATGCTGGATGAGATGGATGTGCTCAACGCTATGCCGTTCTTGATTTTGCGGTCCTTGATCGCACGTTGCCCCGCGTCGCGGGACGCGCCAATCTAACACCCGGCCCACGGATGCGCCTGCCCGCGGCGCGCGGCCTGCACTCCCCCGGAGCATGCACCGTTCCGATCATCAACCGGACCTTCCCCCGCTGCAGTGGCGCGCCGCGCTTTCGCTGCTGCGCCGCCTGCCGCAGGGCGCCCTGAGCCGCGGCTTCGGCCGGCTGGCGGACGCACACATTCCGCCGGGAATGCGCAACGCCGTCCTGGGGGCGTTCGCCCGCGCGGTGGGCGCGGACGCGAGCGAGGCGGAGCTGCCGCTGGAGGCGTATCCCACGCTCAACCGCTTCTTTACCCGCCAGCTCGCGGCAGGTGCGCGCACGTGGCCGGTGGATGCGTCCGCTCTCGCGTCGCCGGTGGACGGGGCGGTGGGGCAGCTGGGCGTGATCCGCGAGGGGCGGCTGATCCAGGCCAAGGGCCGGCTGTACGACGTCGCCCAGCTGCTGGAAGACCCGGCCGCCGCGGCCCGGTACGAAGGCGGCGCGTTCATCACGCTGTACCTGTCGCCCAGGGACTATCACCGCATCCATGCCCCGCTGGGGGGCGAGATCCGCGAGGCGCGGCACGTGCCCGGCGCGCTGCTGCCGGTGAACGCGGCGGCGGTGGCGCACATGCCGGACCTGTTCGCGCGCAACGAGCGGCTGATGTGCCACATCGACGGCGAGGCGGGTCGCGTGGCCGTCGTTGCCGTCGGCGCGTACAACGTGGGCCGGATCAGCGCGGCGTTCGACCGCGAGTGGAACGCGCCGGCCGGGGCGAGCGCGTGGGTCACCAACCGCCGGGGCCTGCAGTCCGCCGCGCGCCGCTACGAGCCCGCCGTCCCCGTGCGGCGCGGCGACGAGATCATGACGTTTCACCTGGGATCGACGGTCGTCCTCGTGTTCGAGCCCGGCCACGTGACGCTGGATCCGGGGCTGAAGCCGGGGGATGCGGTGCGGCTGGGGCAGGCGCTGGGGCGGTGGGGGTAGGGGTTCCGGCGAGGGGAGAGTTGGTGTGCGCCGGAGAGTGATGCCCTCACCCCGCGTGCTGCGCACGACGACCCTCTCCCACGAACGGATGTGGGAGAGGGAGCACACCCCAGTGCCGTGTATTTTGGAGGGTTCGGCGCGGCGGCGGGCGCCCCCCTCCCCCCAGCCCCCTCGCCCCGCAAGCGGGGGAGGGGGAGCCGTTCGGTGCGGAGGCGGGGTCGGCGCGTGTCCCTGGTTGCCGGTTCGCGTTGAGAACTTCCTTGGACGACGCGAATCCGGCTGTTGCAGAACTGCATCCTCAGGTCCTACGCGGTTGAAGCCCCGAACCGGACGCGCCAGCGGGAGGTGTCGGGGCTTTGCGGTGTTTGAGCGGCGGATTCATCCGCTCAGGCGGCCGCTCGCAACGAATCCGGTCCGCTTCTCCACGCATTCATCTCAAAACAGAACGGAGCCCCCGCGATGAATCGCGAGGGCTTCGTTCGTTCATCCGCCGGGACAGATTACATTCCGAAGCCGCCACGCAGGCCCGCGGCGCCGAACTGCACGGCCTCGCACGCCTTGGTGACCACGGCACACATCCCAAAGAACTCGTGCGTCACCGCCGGCCACGTGCGCTGCTGAACCGTCACGCCCGCGGACCGCAGCGCCGCCGCCAGTTCCTCGCCGTCCGAACGCAGCGGGTCGATCTGCGCGTTGACGATGGTGGTGGGCGGCAGGCCGCGCAGGTTGGCGCGCGTCAGCGAAATGCGCGGGTCGCGCAGGTCCGCCGGGGTGCGCGGGTAGTGCTGAAAGAACCACTGCATCCCCGCGCGGCTCAACGGCTTGGCCATCGCGTTCTCGGTATACGAGGGCGATTCCGTGTCGCCGTCCGCGATCGGGTACACGGCCAGAACGTGCACCGGCGCGCGCACGTTGCGGTCGCGCGCCAGCATGGCCGTCTGCACCGCCAGCCCGCCGCCCGCGCTCTCGCCGGCCACGGCGATCTTCATGGGGTTGCCGCCGATGGACGCGGTGTTGTTCACCACCCACTGGTACGCCGCGAACGCGTCGTCATGCGCGGCGGGAAAGCGGTTTTCCGGGCCCTTGCGGTACTCCACCGAAACGACGATGGCGCGCGCCGCGTTGGTCAGCGCCCGAGCCGAGCTGTCGTAGGTGTCGATGGTGGCGATCACCCAGCCGCCGCCGTGATAGTACACGATGACGGGAAACGGACCCGTTCCGGCCGGCGTGTAGATGCGCACGGGAATCGCCGCGCCGCCGGGGCCGGGAATGGTGCGGTCCTGCACGTTGCCCACGGGTTCCGGCGCGGTGCTGCGTCCCGAGCGCTGCAGCAGCGCCTTGACCGCGTCGGCGGGGCTGGGCTGGGTGCGCGCCTGCTGCGGTGTCAGCTGCTCCACCGGCCGCGCGCCGAGCGCGGCAAGCTGGTCCAGCACGGCCTGCATCTGCGCGTCGGGCTGCGCCATCATCCCGGCGGGCGCGGGCTGCCCGGCTCCGGCCATCGCGGGGTCCATCGTCTGGCACGCACCCGCGACCAGCGCGGCGCACCCCAGCGCCGCCGACCTGCTCCACATCTTCCTCATCCCGTCCTCCTCCACACCTGTTTGTCCATGGTTTGCCGAATGGCGCGGCGCGGCTTTGCAAGACCTTGGCCTTGTTTCATGAACTGCAACAGATGCGGAATTGCCGAGATTCTGTCTCACGTTCTGGTGGATGGATTTCGCTTGGACCGGGAGCCTCGGCCGGCGAGGAATCCCGGTTCAGCGCCGCTTCTTCATCCATACGCCC
This window harbors:
- a CDS encoding M16 family metallopeptidase; protein product: MSTSISSSIRIPSTTRVLGNGLRVVAHQDSGAPIVTVHLMFRAGSRDERPGRTGLAHLLEHLFFEGSQHAPKGHFDDVLERVGGTNNGTTWLDRTNYYETVPTHAVEVPLWLERDRLGFFLPILTGEVLELQRGVVMNERRQVYENRPYGMADERLHELLFPDAHPYSWPTIGYMRDLEQITLDDAREFYQTYYTPGNAVLVFAGDIAPERAFELAEKYLGDLPAGPVLETQPAPPLPASPGGVREEMEDDVSFPRVHQAFAVPGYGTPDWIALDVLAYLLADGDSSRLQRALVRDGRLAQDIDSYLYPTALCGLFGIVGTARSEIEPQALEQAVRQVLDDVIRDGVTEAEVTGAIRRVRRDLVSELATMEERADTLAYAATVLGDADAIHGVLDGYANVTAADVQRVAATYLSPDRAATLVVIPGEEEEDEEVRDAA
- the asd gene encoding archaetidylserine decarboxylase (Phosphatidylserine decarboxylase is synthesized as a single chain precursor. Generation of the pyruvoyl active site from a Ser is coupled to cleavage of a Gly-Ser bond between the larger (beta) and smaller (alpha chains). It is an integral membrane protein.) codes for the protein MHRSDHQPDLPPLQWRAALSLLRRLPQGALSRGFGRLADAHIPPGMRNAVLGAFARAVGADASEAELPLEAYPTLNRFFTRQLAAGARTWPVDASALASPVDGAVGQLGVIREGRLIQAKGRLYDVAQLLEDPAAAARYEGGAFITLYLSPRDYHRIHAPLGGEIREARHVPGALLPVNAAAVAHMPDLFARNERLMCHIDGEAGRVAVVAVGAYNVGRISAAFDREWNAPAGASAWVTNRRGLQSAARRYEPAVPVRRGDEIMTFHLGSTVVLVFEPGHVTLDPGLKPGDAVRLGQALGRWG
- a CDS encoding M16 family metallopeptidase; this translates as MQPETIPFFPAPVPGQPPRPRVPRPERWTMDNGLHVVAAPRATVPQVVIRLALPAGSAGDPAEHPGTASLVGHLLTEGTTTYSADELAERLDGLGAAVSASVGHDYAEVEAVFLTETLAEGITLLADVLLRPSFPEREVERVRAESLDAIVGREDEPANVAEDRAALEVFGADHPYGLPAFGTAAGIAGVPREVLADFHERFYRPTGAFLVASGDFDTAELKRLLDEAFGAWSGAPPAITYPAGTELPPRAGKLVLVPWDDAAQSEIRIVGVGLDRRSPDWFAASVANYVLGGSTITGRLGANLREDKGWTYGARSSFQPGVVTGGWSAETAVDVGVTADALREMIGEMRRMTEGLVPDAEIRRAKDAMILSLPRLFETPSGVAGRFVTLEAYGLPDDYWETYADRVEAVTAEDVLRVAERFFAPERTVRVVVGGMAEEG
- a CDS encoding L-threonylcarbamoyladenylate synthase, which gives rise to MIVPVDSAAPEPEILARAAEVLRRGGLVAFPTETVYGLGAHAMDPAAVAGIYAAKGRPGYNPLIVHTADAEGARALAAAWPQAAARLAEAFWPGPLTLVVPKRAGVPDAVTAGLPSVALRVPAHPVAHALLRTAGLPVAAPSANRSTEVSPTTARHVERGLGDRVDLILDGGPCPVGIESTVVSLVSAVPTLLRPGSVSVDELRRVVGEVALPAAEPGGEAARPSPGMMDRHYAPRAPLRMLPRDGRAEALRRAAEAGGRVGALLLAPVDDARLGPVIRMPADPAGYAARLYAALHEMDEAGVDAILVDPVPDGGAWAGIRDRLRRAVTG
- a CDS encoding alpha/beta hydrolase, yielding MRKMWSRSAALGCAALVAGACQTMDPAMAGAGQPAPAGMMAQPDAQMQAVLDQLAALGARPVEQLTPQQARTQPSPADAVKALLQRSGRSTAPEPVGNVQDRTIPGPGGAAIPVRIYTPAGTGPFPVIVYYHGGGWVIATIDTYDSSARALTNAARAIVVSVEYRKGPENRFPAAHDDAFAAYQWVVNNTASIGGNPMKIAVAGESAGGGLAVQTAMLARDRNVRAPVHVLAVYPIADGDTESPSYTENAMAKPLSRAGMQWFFQHYPRTPADLRDPRISLTRANLRGLPPTTIVNAQIDPLRSDGEELAAALRSAGVTVQQRTWPAVTHEFFGMCAVVTKACEAVQFGAAGLRGGFGM